TGAGAAAACAAAAGTAACTGAAAAACTTGACCTTGAACAAATGAaaagttattttcttttatataattttaaaaaaaaaattattttttgtaattttttagttttgagtTCAAGTAGAAAATACTAAGTTTAAACAATTTTCAAGGATTTTCTTAAAGATTTGAAGCcttaatttttgtaaattatgtGGGGGCCTAAGAGTAATGCCTTTTTGCTAACACTATAGGCACGCCTCTGCTAGTAGTATCCGGTTTGTACCCACTAGTAAGAAAGCTCGTGGTCAAGTACCTAAAATACAAACACaagattaaaaaggaaaataagaagaaaatataCAAGAAGATGATTAGCTTGGAAGAGTGTGTCCGCAAGAGTTTAGCAATGGAGGAGGagttgtggtttttttttttttgcaacttagCCTttcattaaaactaaaaagagaatgaaaaatGTTTACAAGCTTTCGGCTTTAGATAACCGGGCCAAGCCCACACTTAAAACTCATAATAATAGAACCTTTTTTGACCCAGAACCCATTAGagtacagaaaaaaaaagagcctATTAGCCCAATTGGAGAAGATGATCAGTCCTTTGCTTCTCGCAGCGGAAGTCCCGAAGCTTAGAAAACGGTTGTGGAGATGAGAGGAGGGTGGGGAACGCGATGTGATCAGATCAATCTGGAGAGAACCATGCTTGCATCATCGCCGAGGATAGAACAGGGTTTGTTTCTCTGAAACTTAGAATCTTATTTCTCAGTTGCCGATCTATGATTGCGAGGATTGCATCCACGTCCAGTACATGGTTGATTTCCAAGCAAGGAGGGTGAGGAGAGTCTGAGGTCGTCTTTGCTTGTTCCTAGGGAGTCCGATCATGTGCGCCACTGTAGAATCCCAGTCCCTTGCTGGAGTAATCCGATGTGGAGGTACCTGTAGCCCCCATCCTAATAGCCTATCTCTTGTGGGACAACGATTTTGGATCACCAACCAAGCGAAGAAGTTGTGCCGTGGAATCTCATATGGAGACCAAACCGTCTTTGCCCAAGTTACATCGCTAATGTCATCACGAAGGTATGTGTATACTTCTCCCGTACTAAAGGATCGGGAGATTTTACCTGCCAACTCCCATTTATAGTAGTCATCTTCCTGAGTGAGGGTGATGGTAGTTAGGTAAGTGTGAAGTTGAACTTGCTCTTCTGTCCTTGCAGGGGGAAGCCGCCACACTCCGTTTCTGCAGAGCCATGCTACTGAAGCTTTTGAGAGGATGCCAAACCTAGTCGGGGAGTTACTTAAGAACGTGGAGAGGCTTCCAAAAGGAGTCCAATTGTCATGCCAGAACCTCGCTGATTCTCCATTCTCTAGGCTCATTTTTATTAGGGGGAAGACCTCTTGTCTCAGTTTGAGGAGCTTGTTGGCCAGCCAAGAGTAGGAACTGCTTGGCTTAGTAGTCCAGTAATTGTGGATGGAGCCTTTGAGGAGGTCTCTGATTCCCAAACCTCCCTGATCTTTTGTAAGTACCACTGTCTCCCATGCAACTCTTGCAGAGTTGTGACTCTCAATATTTCCCTTCCATAAGAACACACTGCATAGGGAATTTATTCTCTTTACACACGCTTTTGGCAGGATAAACGCAGAACACCAGAAATTAGTAATCCCTGTAATCACGGTTTTGATGAGGAGGAGCCTGCCTGAGAAAGAAAGCGACTTCACCGACCAAGAGGAGAACTTCTATTTGATCTGATGAATGAGTGGCTCACAGTTGGCTAAGTTCAGTTTCCTTGAGTTAAGGGGAACTCCCAAGTACCGTACAGGTAAGATCCCACACGCCATTCCCGTTGACGCTTGTATTGTTTCCACTTCTTGAGTTGAGAGGCCTGATGCAAAGAAACTTGTTTTCTGATAGCTAACCGCCAAACCAGATCTCTGCTCAAACTCATGGAGGACTTGGAGGACGTTCTGAACTGATTCTAACGATCCGTCGATGAAGATCAGGAGATCATCAGCGAAAGATAAGTGCGTTAGTTTCATCTTGCTACACTTGGAGTGGTACTGGATGTGTCCTTGGGCCGCTGCATTGTTAAGCATAAACGATAGGTAGTTCATGGCTATCACAAAGAGGTAAGGAGACAAGGGATCACCTTGTCTTAATCCTCGTTTCCCTTTAAAATAATCTGAAATCGTACCGTTGTAGCCAATCATAAAGCTTGTTGTGCAAATGCAGGCTCTTAGCCAGGAGATGAACTTAGGAGGGATGCCAAGACCTTCAAGGCAAGAGAAGAGGAACTCCCAGGAGATAGTATCGAAAGCCTTTGCTATGTCCACTTTGatggtgattttttttgaaCCCTTGTTTTTATGATAACCATGGATAAGCTCACTAGCAAGCACCGTGTTTTCAACCAGCAGGCGATCCTTCACAAAGGCTGTTTGGCAAGGGAGTATAAGGTGCTGCAGGATGGGCTTTAGCCGCGCGACAAGGAGTCTCGAAATGACCTTATACACAGTGTTCAGGCAAGCTATGGGGCGGTACTCCGATATTTTTGAAGCTCCAGGGAACTTTGGCACCAGAGTTAAGATCGTAGAGTTCGTTGCAGCTGGGAGAAAGCTTGAGGAAAAGAACTGTTGGACGGAGAGTACCGCTTCTTCACCCAAAGTGGCCCATGCCCCTTTGAAAAACCCAGAGGTTAGTCCATCAGGGCCTGGAGCCTTGTTTGGGTTGAGTTTGAAGAAGAGCTTTCTTATTTCTTCGGATGTAGGGGTCGTGATCATCGCCTGGGCTTGCAGAGAAGTGCAGGAGAAGTTTAAGAGCTGCACGAACCAGGAGGCTGACGAAACAATTGACGGAGGATGATAGGTCTGAGGCCCCAAGATCGATTTGAAGTGTTCTGCAGCTAGTAAACTCATCTCCATAGGGTCAGTTACTAAGGCACCAGAACTTAGGAGGAAGGACCTGATGGCGTTGTAACTCGCACGGACCTGACAGATACGGTAGAAGTAAGTAGTGTTTAAGTCTCCCTCCTTGAGCCAGTTTATCCTTGATTTTTGCCTGAAGTAAGCTTCTTCAATCTCACGCAGGAAGAGCCATTTTTGGTGGAGATCTCTCTCCTCCTGGAACAGCTGAGGGGTGGTAGCTTGAAGAGCTTGTACCTGCACACACTGTAACAAACCGTAAGTTTCACTCACTCTCCCTTGTATTTTTGAGTAGTTCTCTCTATTTAAAAGTTTTAGATCTCTCTTGATAACTTTGAGCTTCCAACAGAGTTGTGTCAGGGTAGAGCACATGCTTCCGGCGCGAATCCAGGCATCATTTACCACCGTCGAGAAGTCCGGGTGTTTGGTGAGATAATTTTGGAACTTGAAGGGTTGGGTTCCAGCTTTTGGGAGGGTGAAGGCTAGGTCAGTTAGACATGGGCAATGATCAGAGAAAATCTGTGGGAGGAAAGTTGTGTGGGCGTGCGAGAAGAAAGAGATAAGGGAGCTGTTGACGAGAAGCCTGTCAAGTTTTTTTGTGATAGGATTAGAGGTTGGTTGTTGGTCCAGGTGAGAGTGGGACCATTATAGCGAAGATCAAAAACCCCAGATTGCACTAGACAGTCCCTGAAGAGAAACATTTGAGCATCCAGCGCTGAGACAGTAGGGGAGGAGTGCTCATCAGGGTGTAGTATTTGATTAAAGTCACCCCCAATCATCCATGCAGTGTCGACAAGATTTAAAGTGCTTTGAATCTGCGTGTGTTCGATCCAGAGATCATTCCTCTCAGCAGACTCATTGGATGCATAAACTGCAGTGTAGTATATGGTTGGTTGATTGGGAAGGGTGAGTAAACAAGTGAGGGTTTGGCGACTCTTGCATACAACCTGAAGAGTGACAGGGTGTTTCCAAATCAAGACAATCCTTCCATCTTCATCCTCAGAGTGATTCGAGGTGAAGTTCCAAGAGGGGCAGAGATGCGACATAATAGGGTTCAGAGAAGGTTCTTTAATATGAGTTTCAAGGATGGCTCCAAAAATGGGTTTATGAAATAGAAGCCAGCTTGCAAAAAGCCTATGCTTATCCGGGTCATTTAGACCACGgacgttccaaaaaaaaagttttacacTCATTGGAAAGTTGAAGAAGGCTTCCCATCTAACTGGGAGGGGCCAAGAGAACCAAAAGAAGAAGTAGAATTAGCAAGGTCAGGGTGGGAAGAGGAGGTAGAGGTGAGGGTTTGGATGGAGGAGGGGTGTGAATCAAAGAGGGTTTGGACAGGAAGGTCAGCGAGTGGAGCAAAAGGGTTAGGATTTAAGGAGTGGTTTGGTGTGAAAGTTGGGGAAGAACGGGACCTTTTAAGGGAGGGCCGAGGTGGAGGGTCAGGGGAGTTTAGATCAAGAGACGGAGAATGGCTAATCAAGGGTTGATGGGGTAGTGGAGGGGGAGGTTGATAAGATAATGTGGAGGAGGGTGCTTGGATTTCCATATCAACAGCAGGGGGGTTGTCAGTGGGGGTTGAAGAGGATGGAGGAGGTTCAGAGGAATTTGGAGGGGGAGCAGTTTGAGGTTCCAAAGGTTTCTTTCTATAATTGGCAGCAGGGCATTTAGTAGCAGATGGTTTAGACGCTGGGTGCGATTTCTTTGCAGCAGGTTGAGCATCCTTATCAACTGTTGGCGGAGTGTAAGAGAGGCAGTTTTTAATGATGTGACCTGGCTCGTGACAGTGCGAGCAGGTAGGAGGCACCCAAGGATATGTTACCAGCACTTCCACTACTTCTCCACTCTGTCTTTCAAACTCCACGATCGAGGGAAGAGGTTTAGTGAGGTCCACTTCTACTTTCACATGGGATAACGTTAGACTAACCAAATTCTTGGTGAAGTCGTCAGTTTCTTTTGGCTCTCCAACTAAACCTGCCACTAAGCTTAGCCCTTGTTGATGTCTCAGGTCCAACGGCACTCCAGTGAGATGGACCCAAATTTGTATCGCTTTCAGAGAGGGAGTGGAGCTGGAGTGGGCAGAGGACCACTGCGCTGTGTGGAACATTGAGTCCCCTACATACCAAATATTCTTGTCAAGGATCTTTTGTCTCAGGTAAGCATTTGGAATCCTTACAAGGGCAGAACGGTTTAGCGGGTTGTTGTGAATTTCCAAATGGTTGCCTTTGCCCCACATGTGGTTAAAAACCATTTGAATCTGTTTAAAAGGAGGAGGCTTGCCATTGAAATAACAAACAATGAAATCTTTATGTATTTCAGCTCCTTTCTGGAACACGGAATCTGGGATGACAATGCGAGGCCGGCCAGAAGGTGATAACGAGACCGGAGCAAGACGTTTCAAGGTCTTATCCTCTGCAAGTCGCAGTCTTTCTACAAGTGGAGGGCCTACTGAAGCGACAGGGGCTGCAGCAGACAACGGAGGGACAGTTTGAGGGGTAGTGGCTGAGGGAGTTTGGGGAGGGTTTGTGGGCGTTTCGTGGGCAGGGGAGGGGATAGGGAGGAGGGGTACTGTTGTTTTATTGTGGGGTGCAGAGGCTTTATTGGTGTGGACAGGGGAAGTTGATTTTGGTGGAATTGTGGTGAAAGCTTGGGTGGAAATTTTTTGAGCAGTGAAAGTTAGAGTTCCAGATCTGGGAACAGTATCATTTGAGCCAGTATTGGCTGGGATAGTGACAGAGCTTTCAAGCGCTTGTGAAACACTTGGAACAGCAGTTGTTTGTTGCTTTGCAATAGCAGCAGTTGGGAGGGAAGCAAGGTTTCTCAAGAGCTTTTTGGATAAGGTTGAGGAACCAGTTTTAGAGAAAGAAAGAGGAGGGTAGTCTTGTGGAGAAAGGGGCGATTGGGGGTCAGGTGGGTCTGGGGGGAAAGGGTCAGGTGGAGGCTGCTCTCCAGTGGAGAACGACGGTGGATTCGCGGCGGAAGCGGTGATCGGGGTCTTCCACACGTTGGTCATTGGGGAAAGCTCCAGAGAGAGAGTTTGGCCCGTTCTTTTCTTTGAGGAGTTGTGGTTTTACCTTGTAGACATGACGTTGACGTATCGTTAAGTGGTTTGAGACCAATCATGTTTGTCCATTGTGCTGTCTCCAGTTGCCATGTGAATATCAATGACCAAATGCTCCATGGGTTGCAAAATTAGTACGAGATTATAGGTTTTTATTTAGGGTTACGTATTGTTGTTTAATATCGTTTTTTACTTCgatcattttgttttgttacttcgGTTTATACTGTCATGATAccatcttttctttttgtctctCAAAGACTTACTTTAGCCAGTTATACATATTGATCATCTTTTATcgttattacaaaatatatggTTTCTAACAAAAACTCTTATATACAAAATGCCTAAAATCCCCGGTGGTATGACACAAGCTCTCATAATACAAATACTTGTACAcaaacactctctctctctctatatatatatatactagacattATAGAAATGACTTAAACTCGTCCTTGTTCAAAAGCAAGTCCAATCATCCTTAAGTTAGTTTGGTTGCTGCAATCATCCAAGATACATAGACAAATTCACTTTCGTGGCTCATATAAATTAGATAATTTCAAATGGAAGGTGTGAAACACAAACCTGGCTGTAAGAAGTCTGACCCAACATTGAATCTGGAACCCaattttgatgatgatgatgatgctgatgatgatcGCTGGCAAACATGGATTGATCATGAGGCATTTGAAAGCAGCCACCATTATTAGCCCTTGGATCATACACTGAAGAAggatcttgttgttgttgttgttgcaagtTGTTCAATTccatttcagattttattttcttctcttgATCTTCTTCCATTCCAAGACTAGTACCAAATGATGTAGGATATGAATATTCTTCCCCAATTTGTTGTAAACCCAAACAACCGTTTCCTTGCTGTTCTAACTGCTCAAATGTTTGTCCAGGGTTGTTGCATATCTGATCTTCTTGTTTTACAGACTCAAAGAAACAGTTTGAGTAAACAGGAATCGAACCATCCATCTCTCTGTTTTCAAAAATCAGTGGAACATTAATTGAGAGAGCTTTTTTGAAGTGAATTAGTTTCTATATACTGTGACTAAAGATGCTCATTACCTATGAGgaa
The window above is part of the Brassica napus cultivar Da-Ae chromosome C8, Da-Ae, whole genome shotgun sequence genome. Proteins encoded here:
- the LOC106365281 gene encoding agamous-like MADS-box protein AGL65 isoform X2, producing MLSSLCCRNQTIEGLSNQVAIFQAQLMECHRRLSCWTNINRIENTEHLNLLEESLRKSIERIQIHKEHYRNSQLMPIECTTTQFHSGIQLSLEMGGSSSSMQEAHPMSWLPDNDNQQTILPGDSSFLPHREMDGSIPVYSNCFFESVKQEDQICNNPGQTFEQLEQQGNGCLGLQQIGEEYSYPTSFGTSLGMEEDQEKKIKSEMELNNLQQQQQQDPSSVYDPRANNGGCFQMPHDQSMFASDHHQHHHHHQNWVPDSMLGQTSYSQQPN